Proteins encoded in a region of the Deinococcus sp. YIM 134068 genome:
- a CDS encoding N-6 DNA methylase: MTNPSWLKIVLKIEQRHSGVFRDLVTLAACVCSSGQREDEYRRTAGKFTPEELCALCEAFGDLLRLKPEDPFLDLFGATYMERLSRHAQRHLGEVYTPGSVALLMPKMAMHPPEPGETLKVAEPAVGSGTLVLATAQALEDLGVSRLHMQVVATDLNPFAVDMALVNLGLASVPAVIRHGNSLTGQIFHEYPTPAWHFTSPYSGEPGTHRLQEGDVLGMLRLTALLPVRAVG; the protein is encoded by the coding sequence TTGACGAACCCATCCTGGCTGAAGATCGTCCTTAAGATCGAACAGCGGCACTCGGGCGTGTTCCGGGACCTCGTGACCCTGGCGGCCTGCGTGTGCAGCTCGGGTCAGCGCGAGGACGAGTACCGGCGCACCGCGGGGAAGTTCACCCCGGAGGAACTGTGCGCCTTGTGCGAGGCCTTCGGGGATCTGCTGCGCCTGAAGCCCGAAGACCCGTTCCTGGACCTGTTCGGCGCGACCTACATGGAACGCTTGAGCAGGCACGCGCAGCGCCATCTGGGTGAGGTCTACACGCCGGGTTCGGTGGCGCTGCTGATGCCCAAGATGGCGATGCACCCGCCCGAACCCGGCGAGACCCTGAAGGTGGCGGAACCGGCGGTCGGGAGCGGCACCCTGGTCCTGGCCACCGCGCAGGCGCTGGAGGACCTGGGGGTCAGCCGCCTTCACATGCAGGTGGTGGCCACCGACCTCAATCCATTCGCGGTAGACATGGCGCTGGTGAACCTGGGCCTCGCGAGCGTTCCGGCAGTCATTCGGCACGGCAACAGCCTGACGGGACAGATCTTCCACGAGTACCCGACGCCTGCCTGGCACTTCACGTCCCCGTACAGCGGTGAACCGGGTACCCATCGTCTGCAAGAGGGTGACGTACTGGGCATGTTGCGATTGACCGCCCTGCTCCCCGTCAGAGCGGTGGGCTGA
- the ligA gene encoding NAD-dependent DNA ligase LigA, whose product MTQTQTPAQRHAQLTAEVARHNRAYYEEDAPSIPDFEYDALVRELRDLEAQHPDLAVPDSPAQTVGGRPSTLFEKVRHPTPMTSLDNAFSDAELAGFDERVARALNLTPRGQHFAYTCELKIDGLSVNLYYVDGVLQWAATRGDGEVGEKVTANVLGIPGIPTELPGLKGELEVRGEVYMSKEAFLAYNTRAEEEGRPLLKNPRNGAAGALRQKDPEETRRRNLSVIFYALGKRDHVPVRAQWDILEWLKVQGFTTSPYSRRVVGSEAAAAYHAEMTAGRAALPFDADGSVIKLDDLHLQDEAGYTSRAPKWAVAYKFPADVAETVVEAITVQTGRTGKLTPVAELRPVQLEGSTVSRATLHNEDFIRGLDLRVGDTVRVHKSGGIIPEVLSVVLDQRPQGLLPFVFPTHCPVCAHEAVRHEGAAGTFCTNPACPAKATLRVRYFASRDVLDIKGFGERLVEQLVDAGLVKDPADLYALTAEQIESLEMGETTTGGVRRVGRKNAEKLVDEIEASKTRELWRFIRALGLPFVGEGTSTRVARVYGSLSALQSASVEDLARIPDVGRQTAGSIVSGLADPDMRAFIARLEAAGVRPTPGEDVQAGEQLAGLTFVITGTLSVPRDAIKAHLQLHGGRVSGSVTKKTSFLIAGEDGGGKLDKARELGVPTLDQADLNALLTDRGAPAIG is encoded by the coding sequence ATGACCCAGACGCAGACCCCCGCCCAGCGCCATGCCCAGCTCACCGCCGAGGTCGCCCGGCACAACCGCGCCTACTACGAAGAGGACGCGCCCTCCATCCCCGACTTCGAGTACGACGCCCTGGTGCGCGAGTTGCGTGACCTCGAAGCGCAGCACCCGGACCTCGCGGTCCCGGACTCCCCGGCCCAGACGGTGGGGGGCCGTCCCAGCACGCTGTTCGAGAAGGTCCGCCATCCCACGCCCATGACCAGCCTCGACAACGCTTTTTCCGACGCCGAGCTCGCCGGATTCGACGAACGGGTGGCCCGCGCGCTGAACCTTACCCCCCGGGGGCAGCACTTCGCGTACACCTGCGAACTCAAGATCGACGGCCTGAGCGTGAACCTCTACTACGTGGACGGCGTGCTTCAGTGGGCCGCCACCCGCGGCGACGGTGAGGTAGGAGAAAAGGTCACCGCGAACGTCCTGGGCATCCCTGGCATCCCCACCGAACTGCCCGGGCTGAAGGGGGAACTGGAGGTGCGCGGCGAGGTGTACATGAGCAAGGAGGCCTTCCTCGCCTACAACACCCGGGCAGAGGAAGAGGGTCGCCCGCTGCTCAAGAACCCCCGCAACGGTGCGGCGGGTGCCCTGCGGCAAAAGGACCCCGAAGAGACCCGCCGCCGGAACCTCAGCGTGATCTTCTACGCCCTAGGGAAGCGCGACCACGTCCCGGTTCGGGCCCAGTGGGACATCCTGGAATGGCTGAAGGTCCAGGGCTTCACCACCAGCCCGTATTCGCGCCGGGTCGTGGGCAGCGAGGCGGCGGCGGCCTACCACGCCGAGATGACCGCGGGGCGCGCAGCGCTCCCCTTCGACGCGGACGGCAGCGTGATCAAGCTCGACGACCTGCACCTTCAGGACGAAGCGGGATACACCAGCCGCGCACCGAAGTGGGCCGTCGCCTACAAGTTCCCGGCGGACGTGGCGGAGACGGTGGTGGAGGCCATCACCGTCCAGACGGGCCGCACCGGGAAGCTCACCCCCGTGGCCGAGCTGCGGCCCGTCCAGCTCGAGGGCAGCACGGTCAGCCGGGCGACCCTGCACAACGAGGACTTCATCCGTGGACTGGACCTGCGGGTGGGCGACACGGTGCGGGTCCACAAGTCGGGCGGCATCATCCCCGAGGTGCTGAGCGTGGTGCTGGACCAGCGCCCGCAGGGCCTCCTGCCCTTCGTCTTCCCCACCCACTGCCCGGTCTGTGCCCACGAGGCCGTCCGGCACGAGGGGGCGGCGGGGACGTTCTGCACCAACCCGGCCTGCCCGGCGAAGGCGACGCTGCGGGTGCGGTACTTCGCCTCCCGCGACGTGCTGGACATCAAGGGCTTCGGCGAGCGGCTGGTCGAGCAGCTCGTGGACGCGGGCCTGGTGAAAGACCCTGCGGACCTGTACGCGCTGACCGCCGAGCAGATCGAATCCTTGGAGATGGGCGAGACCACCACGGGTGGCGTGCGCCGGGTGGGCCGCAAGAACGCCGAGAAGCTGGTGGACGAGATCGAGGCGAGCAAGACCCGGGAACTCTGGCGCTTCATCCGGGCGCTGGGCCTGCCCTTTGTGGGCGAGGGGACCAGCACCCGCGTGGCCCGGGTATACGGGAGCCTCAGCGCCCTCCAGTCGGCCTCGGTCGAGGATCTGGCGCGGATTCCCGACGTGGGGCGCCAGACGGCCGGGAGCATCGTCTCCGGGCTGGCCGACCCGGACATGCGTGCCTTCATCGCGCGGCTGGAGGCGGCCGGTGTCCGGCCCACCCCGGGCGAGGACGTGCAGGCGGGTGAGCAATTGGCCGGGTTGACCTTCGTGATCACCGGGACGCTCAGCGTGCCGCGCGACGCCATCAAGGCGCACCTGCAACTGCACGGGGGCCGGGTGAGCGGCAGCGTCACGAAGAAGACCAGCTTCCTGATCGCGGGCGAGGACGGCGGCGGCAAGCTGGACAAGGCGCGCGAACTGGGCGTGCCCACCCTCGACCAGGCGGACCTGAACGCGCTGCTCACCGACCGCGGCGCTCCGGCCATCGGGTAA
- a CDS encoding Fic family protein, whose product MGHTGSDGRPFTPQEQERLQQALLSVTRQVAASPPSVLSEAALHAWHVTLCAGIEGMQPGHYRQAEITFGSFLGTAPRLIPREMAALLEQHRERLPSLEERQQAGEDLAQAVLHHATWLHAELIRIHPYWDGNGRLARLVQAWLCWRFDQPVPIYTNRARYLAALNRYHHTRNLTLLLQLSQESQRRPG is encoded by the coding sequence GTGGGTCACACCGGGAGTGACGGACGGCCCTTCACCCCGCAGGAACAGGAGCGCCTCCAGCAGGCGCTCCTTTCCGTGACCCGGCAGGTGGCTGCCTCACCGCCATCTGTGTTGAGTGAGGCGGCGTTGCACGCCTGGCATGTCACCCTGTGTGCCGGAATCGAAGGGATGCAGCCCGGTCACTACCGCCAGGCGGAGATCACCTTCGGCTCGTTCCTCGGCACGGCCCCGCGCCTGATCCCCCGCGAGATGGCCGCCCTTCTGGAGCAGCACCGCGAGAGGCTCCCAAGTCTGGAGGAGCGGCAGCAGGCGGGAGAAGACCTCGCTCAGGCCGTGCTCCACCACGCGACGTGGCTGCACGCCGAACTGATTCGAATTCACCCCTACTGGGACGGGAACGGGCGGCTCGCCCGGCTGGTGCAGGCCTGGCTCTGCTGGCGCTTCGACCAGCCGGTGCCGATCTACACCAACCGGGCACGCTACCTGGCTGCCCTGAACCGGTACCACCACACCAGGAACCTCACCCTGCTGCTCCAACTGAGTCAGGAAAGCCAGAGACGTCCAGGTTGA
- a CDS encoding PRTRC system ThiF family protein, giving the protein MTRRYLRPLKRPMTVAVVGCGGTGSHVLSGLTHLHHAVQALGGQGLTVVAYDPDTVEAHNVVRQRFYPGDVGQHKCEVLISRINRAHGLHWRAVPKTFAEGPGIPNFDLVIGCVDSRRGRAEIRRMITSGPCARTRFWLDIGNARFPDGRFGGQVVLGEPSNLRNWRSRRTGRLPIASELYPELTNTRLAEDEQPSCSALESLKRQDLFLNALLAQHALNILWRVILECRLDVTGVFLDASSHIVNPVYAELLGQREAAD; this is encoded by the coding sequence ATGACCCGCCGCTACCTGCGCCCGCTGAAACGCCCCATGACCGTCGCCGTAGTCGGCTGCGGCGGCACCGGCAGCCACGTCCTCAGTGGCCTGACCCACCTGCACCACGCTGTCCAGGCGCTGGGCGGGCAGGGGCTCACGGTCGTCGCTTACGACCCCGACACCGTGGAGGCGCACAACGTCGTGCGCCAGCGCTTCTACCCGGGCGACGTGGGACAGCACAAGTGCGAGGTGCTGATCAGCCGCATCAACCGCGCCCACGGCCTGCACTGGCGGGCGGTGCCCAAAACCTTCGCCGAGGGGCCGGGCATTCCCAATTTCGACCTGGTGATTGGGTGCGTGGACTCGCGCCGGGGCCGCGCGGAAATCCGCCGCATGATCACCAGCGGTCCCTGCGCCCGCACGCGCTTCTGGCTGGACATCGGCAACGCCCGCTTCCCGGACGGACGTTTCGGTGGGCAGGTGGTCCTGGGCGAGCCCAGCAACCTGCGCAACTGGCGCTCCCGGAGGACCGGACGGCTGCCCATCGCCAGCGAGCTGTACCCGGAGTTGACCAACACCCGCCTCGCAGAGGACGAGCAGCCCTCGTGCAGCGCCCTGGAGAGCCTGAAGCGCCAGGACCTCTTCCTGAATGCCCTGCTCGCCCAGCACGCGCTGAACATCCTGTGGCGGGTGATCCTGGAGTGCAGGCTGGACGTGACGGGCGTGTTCCTGGACGCCAGCTCGCACATCGTCAATCCCGTGTATGCCGAGCTGCTTGGGCAGCGGGAGGCAGCGGACTAA
- a CDS encoding PRTRC system protein B, whose translation MHVDIQIDAGRDYQPHAAILVYRDGQSGQTIAEFHPAYRQGQEFHVAEAHPLTSGDVKELLDSLGATALQFVPQHAVAVSALAVAWWTPAQNRAMFFLSHTDKAVNELSGQVFPQPPLLFIARRGSLTVYALAENARPGPDTPLMCAPYFNIFQGHGVCRGTTPYPEQVDAGRVGEWERAFFGSNFTHNAAGTRKITTFGGSHAELWLAAERAGAFDPAWLVPAGRTLGEALQ comes from the coding sequence ATGCACGTGGACATCCAGATCGACGCCGGACGCGACTACCAGCCCCACGCCGCCATCCTGGTCTACCGCGACGGGCAGTCCGGCCAGACCATCGCCGAGTTTCACCCCGCCTACCGTCAGGGACAGGAGTTCCACGTCGCGGAGGCGCACCCCTTAACCTCCGGCGACGTGAAGGAGCTGCTCGACAGCCTGGGCGCCACCGCGCTCCAGTTCGTCCCTCAGCACGCCGTGGCGGTCAGTGCCCTCGCGGTCGCTTGGTGGACCCCGGCGCAGAACCGGGCGATGTTCTTCCTCAGCCACACCGACAAGGCCGTGAACGAACTCAGCGGTCAGGTCTTCCCGCAACCTCCGCTGCTGTTCATCGCCCGGCGAGGCAGCCTGACCGTGTACGCGCTCGCCGAGAACGCCCGCCCGGGTCCCGACACCCCGCTGATGTGCGCGCCCTACTTCAACATCTTCCAGGGGCACGGGGTGTGCCGGGGCACCACCCCCTACCCCGAGCAGGTGGACGCTGGCCGCGTAGGCGAGTGGGAGCGCGCCTTTTTCGGGTCCAACTTCACGCACAACGCCGCAGGCACCCGCAAGATCACCACTTTCGGCGGCAGCCACGCGGAACTGTGGCTCGCCGCCGAGCGCGCGGGCGCCTTCGACCCGGCCTGGCTGGTGCCCGCAGGCCGCACCCTGGGGGAGGCCCTGCAATGA
- a CDS encoding PRTRC system protein C produces MEANVVVRKFVYADLNGGQPMNDPNPSGTPDDVRKLLAVNTPSLTNASIEGPEVEGNVHKYTFRRAVGTKG; encoded by the coding sequence ATGGAAGCAAACGTCGTGGTCCGCAAGTTCGTTTACGCCGATCTCAACGGGGGGCAGCCGATGAACGACCCCAACCCCTCGGGCACGCCGGACGACGTGCGCAAGCTGCTGGCCGTCAATACCCCGTCCCTGACGAACGCCAGCATCGAGGGCCCGGAGGTGGAAGGGAACGTCCACAAGTACACCTTCCGCCGCGCGGTCGGCACGAAGGGCTGA
- a CDS encoding vWA domain-containing protein gives MIVPSGPSTLPWPQQPSWRTFAGQLFRFYSRKSNFTVLITRRGGTAAVDPVSKVVYLDPDLLPVTDPGVIRHAPGDEHGIRALLLRAILAHEAGHVQFSGDKPPALLGQLWNALEDERMERLMAARYPELAPAFDFLGDTLAEKVSLKWRFDSLEGCLAMRFEHDRAAPKWAPARLDEWADIWPLVQAAWTAPDSDRVTWIAGCILGLLGLDQADERDPFGGLVGSDGAGDPDRQQPGDDGDGTPEGGRSPGGQGSRDPGDRPPPDPAPDPTDILTVGDVEGPARLVASVLRERARPGRTRPHETRGNLDLTRYIEGRSRLFRQRQEPTRPSELHVTWIVDRSGSMNEEGRMGCAVRALHMGIRAAQIADVPVRVIAFDDVVEEPVPFGLSPAAATSALCTIFPRGYTELAPAMRRAFESPRRAGEQHLHIVICDGGLDAEDMAACGRLIGDHRDVRVLPVLIGEAANGSVAQAWQVTFGTLLLAHDHTQLAGVIRARMRAFRH, from the coding sequence ATGATCGTACCGAGCGGACCCTCCACCCTCCCCTGGCCGCAACAACCGTCCTGGCGGACGTTCGCGGGGCAACTGTTTCGCTTCTACAGCCGCAAGAGCAACTTCACGGTGCTGATCACGCGGCGCGGCGGCACGGCGGCCGTCGACCCGGTGTCGAAGGTGGTGTACCTCGACCCGGACCTGCTGCCCGTCACCGACCCCGGCGTGATCCGGCACGCACCGGGGGACGAGCACGGCATCCGCGCGCTGCTGCTCCGGGCCATCCTGGCCCACGAGGCCGGGCACGTCCAGTTCAGCGGCGACAAGCCGCCCGCGCTGCTGGGGCAGCTCTGGAACGCGCTGGAGGACGAGCGCATGGAGCGCCTGATGGCCGCCCGCTACCCCGAGCTGGCACCCGCCTTCGACTTTCTGGGCGACACCCTCGCCGAGAAGGTCAGCCTGAAGTGGAGGTTCGACTCGCTGGAGGGCTGCCTGGCGATGCGCTTCGAGCACGACCGCGCCGCCCCCAAGTGGGCTCCCGCCCGCCTGGACGAGTGGGCCGACATCTGGCCGCTCGTGCAGGCCGCCTGGACCGCCCCGGACAGCGACCGGGTGACCTGGATCGCGGGCTGCATCCTGGGCCTCCTGGGGCTGGACCAGGCAGACGAGCGCGACCCGTTTGGCGGCCTGGTCGGCTCAGACGGCGCGGGCGACCCGGACCGGCAGCAGCCGGGCGACGATGGGGACGGCACCCCGGAGGGCGGCCGGTCTCCGGGAGGCCAGGGCAGCAGAGACCCCGGGGACCGGCCACCCCCCGATCCGGCCCCCGACCCGACCGACATCCTCACCGTGGGCGATGTGGAGGGTCCCGCGCGGCTGGTGGCGTCGGTGCTGCGCGAGCGAGCCCGGCCGGGACGGACCCGCCCGCACGAGACCCGCGGGAACCTGGACCTCACACGCTACATCGAGGGCCGCTCCAGGTTGTTCCGGCAACGTCAGGAGCCCACGCGGCCCAGCGAGTTGCACGTCACCTGGATCGTCGACCGCAGCGGCAGCATGAACGAGGAGGGCCGCATGGGCTGCGCGGTCCGGGCGCTGCACATGGGCATCCGCGCCGCGCAGATCGCGGACGTGCCGGTGCGGGTGATCGCCTTTGACGACGTGGTGGAGGAGCCCGTGCCGTTCGGGCTGTCCCCCGCGGCCGCGACCTCAGCCCTGTGCACGATCTTCCCGCGCGGATACACCGAACTCGCGCCCGCGATGCGCCGGGCTTTTGAAAGTCCACGCCGGGCGGGCGAGCAGCACCTGCACATCGTGATCTGCGACGGCGGTCTGGACGCGGAGGACATGGCGGCCTGCGGACGGCTGATCGGAGATCACCGCGACGTGCGGGTTCTGCCCGTGCTGATCGGCGAGGCCGCGAACGGCAGCGTCGCGCAGGCCTGGCAGGTGACCTTCGGCACACTCCTGCTGGCCCACGACCACACCCAGCTCGCGGGCGTCATCCGCGCGCGGATGCGCGCCTTTCGCCACTAA
- a CDS encoding AAA family ATPase has protein sequence MSQNFWSAVNAIAFTHTKSQSVWPSLSYNQEIPPSAHSRHKDTTAKSIVGFGVLTAICGVLTGDVQATPGNGQDVLICYPTTGNGQSGNRWLGATVHGTHITFEGGIGRTGPFALTVVLAVLKCHPALVEVETRWWLLVGELSRLRGPRTPAQPTFTKADLRQASNDSDATLAMMALIDSLYYSMKALFFVGEMNHLDVEPTQASLFLPPEEFTILKRSPAAPAPQASTGTTPLDELLRVARRGGRVLITGPTGVMKTETAKTAAVRLGRPLFVVKGSPNMDDQDFLGGYQMIGGKPEWVDGPFTQAFLRAQEGPVVLLFDELLRADPINLSSAVGILDHVSADEAGLMGVPHLEEGRYYLLRLKNGELVWAPVKNVLLIATTNLGDGYIQAGQSIDTALLGRFNLHLDMEYGDPGVTVALYERLSGDPQLAAHLYSTEVDTRANHVSRSGLLEREANPRVVISWLEAILALVEDGWERHEAFRRAAETTLIPFCVPRNDFGRLEPAALEDLRRVLNEQALKLV, from the coding sequence GTGTCCCAGAACTTTTGGTCAGCCGTCAATGCCATCGCGTTCACCCACACCAAGAGCCAGTCGGTGTGGCCCAGCCTGTCCTACAACCAGGAGATTCCCCCCAGCGCGCACTCGCGGCACAAGGACACCACGGCGAAGAGCATCGTCGGCTTCGGCGTGCTCACCGCCATCTGCGGGGTCCTGACCGGCGACGTCCAGGCCACGCCGGGCAACGGGCAGGACGTGCTGATCTGCTACCCCACCACTGGGAACGGCCAGAGTGGGAACCGCTGGCTGGGCGCGACGGTGCACGGCACCCACATCACCTTCGAGGGGGGCATTGGCCGCACCGGCCCGTTCGCCCTGACGGTCGTGCTGGCGGTCCTGAAATGCCACCCCGCCCTGGTGGAAGTTGAGACGCGCTGGTGGCTCCTGGTAGGCGAACTCTCCCGCCTGCGCGGCCCGCGCACGCCCGCCCAGCCGACCTTCACCAAGGCCGACCTGCGCCAGGCGAGCAATGACTCTGACGCCACGCTGGCCATGATGGCCCTGATCGACAGCCTCTACTACAGCATGAAGGCGCTGTTCTTCGTGGGCGAGATGAACCACCTGGACGTCGAGCCCACGCAGGCCAGCCTGTTCCTGCCCCCCGAGGAGTTCACCATCCTCAAACGCTCCCCAGCCGCCCCCGCGCCCCAGGCGAGCACCGGGACCACGCCGCTGGACGAGCTGCTGCGGGTCGCGCGCCGGGGCGGGCGGGTGCTGATCACCGGTCCCACCGGGGTGATGAAGACCGAGACGGCCAAAACCGCCGCCGTGCGGCTCGGGCGGCCACTCTTCGTGGTCAAGGGCAGCCCGAACATGGACGACCAGGACTTCCTCGGCGGCTACCAGATGATCGGGGGCAAACCCGAGTGGGTGGACGGCCCCTTCACCCAGGCCTTTCTGCGCGCCCAGGAAGGACCGGTGGTGTTGCTGTTCGACGAGTTGCTGCGCGCGGACCCGATCAACCTCTCCAGCGCCGTGGGCATCCTCGACCACGTCAGCGCCGACGAGGCGGGGCTGATGGGCGTGCCGCACCTGGAAGAAGGGCGCTACTACCTGCTGCGCCTGAAAAACGGCGAGCTGGTCTGGGCGCCGGTGAAGAACGTCCTCCTCATCGCCACGACCAACCTCGGCGACGGCTACATCCAGGCTGGGCAGAGCATCGATACCGCGCTGCTGGGGCGCTTCAACCTCCACCTGGACATGGAGTACGGCGATCCGGGCGTCACGGTGGCGCTGTACGAACGGCTCTCCGGTGATCCCCAGCTCGCGGCCCACCTGTACAGCACCGAGGTGGACACCCGTGCCAACCACGTCAGCCGCTCGGGGCTGCTGGAGCGCGAGGCCAATCCCCGGGTCGTGATCAGTTGGTTGGAGGCGATCCTGGCCCTGGTGGAGGACGGGTGGGAGCGGCACGAGGCGTTCCGGCGGGCGGCCGAGACGACCCTGATCCCCTTTTGCGTGCCCCGGAACGACTTCGGTCGGCTGGAGCCCGCCGCGCTGGAGGACCTGCGGCGCGTGCTGAACGAGCAGGCGCTGAAGCTGGTGTAG
- a CDS encoding type II toxin-antitoxin system VapC family toxin has translation MTRTAIDTNVLSAILKAEPNSLPLIDLLERARGSGPLLISPVVYSELLGTPPHTPVFIEEFLHDTGITLEEAFPLAVWEAAGVAFQAYAVRRKASGGGVPRRILADFLIGAHAQEKADRLATLDPQHYRLAFPALTLLTL, from the coding sequence GTGACCCGCACGGCCATTGACACGAACGTCCTGAGCGCCATCCTGAAAGCCGAACCGAATTCCCTTCCATTGATCGACCTGCTGGAGCGGGCACGCGGAAGCGGTCCGCTCCTGATCAGTCCGGTGGTGTACAGCGAGCTTCTCGGCACACCCCCCCACACCCCGGTGTTCATCGAGGAGTTCCTGCATGACACGGGGATCACGCTCGAGGAGGCGTTCCCCCTGGCGGTGTGGGAGGCGGCAGGCGTGGCCTTCCAGGCGTATGCGGTGCGGAGGAAGGCGAGTGGCGGAGGCGTCCCACGGCGCATCCTGGCGGACTTTCTGATTGGCGCGCATGCTCAGGAGAAAGCGGACCGGTTGGCCACGCTGGACCCACAGCATTACCGCCTGGCATTTCCGGCGTTGACCCTCCTTACGCTGTGA
- the mazE gene encoding type II toxin-antitoxin system MazE family antitoxin — protein MTTIKGVVKGGQLVFPEEVTAQLGLKEGDTVEVQGELLRPAVPVSPFLAWVGRSPPFEAGQDSVTFYRQQRDGAEE, from the coding sequence ATGACCACCATCAAAGGCGTCGTCAAAGGCGGCCAGCTCGTGTTCCCCGAGGAAGTCACCGCGCAACTCGGTCTCAAGGAGGGCGATACGGTCGAGGTCCAGGGCGAACTGCTCCGTCCGGCTGTGCCCGTCAGTCCGTTCCTGGCCTGGGTCGGGAGATCCCCGCCCTTCGAGGCCGGGCAGGACAGCGTGACGTTTTATCGCCAGCAGCGCGACGGGGCGGAGGAGTGA
- a CDS encoding Rad52/Rad22 family DNA repair protein, producing the protein MHLSQVQRRLQAPFPSHLVGWKPQAFTKDRGRALLVAYVDARAVQDRLDAVCPDDWSFEIVVVANTTPTVKGRLTVLGVTREDIGEGGEGEAGTLKAAASDALKRCAVQFGIGRYLYDLPKTWVDWNEARREPVTTPELPEWARPDYERTAGGAHLAQAMEQLRHELPEDLDLQREVYKHLKAALGSIDTFKRGQDTPA; encoded by the coding sequence ATCCACCTGTCCCAGGTCCAGCGGCGGCTCCAGGCTCCCTTTCCCAGCCACCTGGTGGGCTGGAAACCGCAGGCCTTCACCAAGGACCGCGGCCGCGCGCTGCTGGTGGCCTACGTGGACGCCCGCGCCGTGCAGGACCGACTGGACGCCGTGTGCCCGGACGACTGGTCCTTCGAGATCGTGGTCGTGGCGAACACCACCCCCACCGTCAAGGGTCGCCTGACGGTCCTCGGCGTGACCCGCGAGGACATCGGGGAAGGGGGCGAGGGGGAAGCGGGCACCCTCAAGGCCGCTGCCTCGGACGCCCTGAAGCGCTGCGCGGTGCAGTTTGGCATCGGGCGCTACCTGTACGACCTGCCCAAAACCTGGGTGGACTGGAACGAGGCGCGGCGTGAGCCGGTGACGACCCCCGAACTGCCCGAGTGGGCGCGGCCGGACTACGAGCGCACCGCCGGTGGGGCGCACCTCGCCCAGGCGATGGAGCAGCTCCGGCACGAGTTGCCCGAGGACCTGGACCTCCAGCGCGAGGTGTATAAGCACCTCAAGGCCGCACTCGGCAGCATCGACACGTTCAAGCGCGGCCAGGACACTCCGGCCTGA
- a CDS encoding NADAR family protein has product MTEIRGFRGRHAFLSNFEPAVIRVRGMRYPTVEHAFQACKTEDPAERAVIAALPTPAEARRAGQRLTLRPGWEDLKEEVMLAMLRVKFRQPDLRERLLATGDAALVEENAWRDRFWGVYRGHGLNRLGVLLMQVREEILAVQLQAA; this is encoded by the coding sequence ATGACCGAAATACGAGGGTTCCGTGGTCGGCACGCCTTTCTGAGCAACTTCGAGCCCGCCGTCATCCGGGTGCGGGGCATGCGTTACCCGACCGTCGAACACGCCTTTCAGGCCTGCAAGACGGAGGACCCCGCCGAGCGGGCCGTCATCGCCGCCCTGCCGACCCCGGCGGAGGCGCGGCGGGCCGGACAGCGGCTCACCCTGCGCCCGGGCTGGGAAGACCTGAAAGAGGAGGTGATGCTGGCGATGCTGCGCGTGAAGTTCCGCCAGCCCGACCTGCGCGAGCGCCTGCTGGCCACCGGCGACGCCGCGCTGGTGGAGGAAAATGCCTGGCGTGACCGCTTCTGGGGCGTCTACCGGGGGCACGGCCTGAACCGGCTGGGGGTGCTGCTGATGCAGGTCCGCGAGGAGATCCTCGCCGTGCAGCTTCAGGCAGCGTAG